The Brevibacillus brevis genome contains a region encoding:
- a CDS encoding TetR/AcrR family transcriptional regulator, with translation MASKQEIRSEETKRAILTAAADLFATRGFDTVSIREIAKAAGCSHTTLYIYFKDKEALLHHLSKEPLQSLTLQMEEALSKHGRTPEENLRELSSQFIHFCLRNRTMYTLFFMIKASRIDVEEPEKELQTLRNQLFGLLREAVRRCLPSEMEEENALAHARIYFYTLHGIVGTYTHSEEPLDSLMERLAPTFALAVDVFLAGSQKIRNRE, from the coding sequence ATGGCAAGCAAACAAGAAATACGCTCAGAAGAAACGAAACGGGCGATTTTGACGGCAGCAGCAGACCTTTTCGCTACCAGAGGCTTTGATACGGTATCCATCAGGGAAATCGCCAAAGCAGCCGGCTGTTCCCATACAACCCTCTATATTTATTTCAAGGACAAAGAAGCACTGCTTCATCATCTGTCCAAGGAACCGTTGCAAAGCTTAACTCTACAAATGGAAGAAGCACTGTCCAAACACGGAAGAACACCAGAAGAGAACCTGCGTGAACTCAGCAGTCAGTTCATCCACTTTTGCTTGCGCAATCGAACGATGTATACCTTGTTCTTCATGATCAAAGCCTCTCGGATCGATGTGGAGGAACCGGAAAAAGAATTGCAAACGCTGCGCAATCAATTGTTTGGTTTATTGAGGGAGGCTGTAAGGAGATGCTTGCCAAGTGAGATGGAGGAAGAAAATGCGCTTGCCCATGCAAGGATTTACTTCTACACGCTGCACGGCATCGTTGGTACGTATACACATTCCGAAGAACCGTTGGACAGCTTGATGGAAAGGCTGGCACCTACATTCGCTTTAGCTGTAGATGTTTTTCTCGCAGGAAGTCAAAAAATAAGGAACAGGGAGTGA
- a CDS encoding MBL fold metallo-hydrolase: protein MIRVEQISANIWCIKAWLLIPLRVWIVREEDGVTLVDAGMPFMTKRIMAFIKQLNAGPLKRILLTHGHSDHVGAVKKIAAEESVPVFAHRIEIPYMEGKELYPRRKKLEVNVQPGLAQPLPEDAEGNVAPIGGLQPYLTPGHSPGHVVYYHEKDGVLLAGDLFTSKRGRLHRPMPMFTADMAQALKSSLIVRQLRPRHLEVCHGKPIHNPAEQLDDYLKEVSTTFSIPTSVWQS from the coding sequence ATGATCAGAGTGGAGCAAATCTCGGCGAACATTTGGTGTATCAAAGCGTGGTTATTGATTCCTTTGCGGGTCTGGATTGTCAGGGAAGAAGATGGCGTTACGCTTGTCGATGCAGGGATGCCATTTATGACGAAACGGATTATGGCTTTTATCAAGCAGTTGAATGCGGGACCACTCAAACGAATTTTGCTGACGCATGGTCATTCGGATCACGTGGGGGCCGTTAAAAAAATCGCGGCGGAAGAATCCGTACCAGTCTTTGCCCATCGAATCGAGATTCCGTATATGGAAGGGAAAGAGCTGTATCCTCGTCGTAAAAAGCTGGAAGTAAACGTCCAGCCTGGCTTGGCTCAGCCTTTGCCAGAGGATGCCGAAGGGAATGTAGCCCCAATTGGCGGACTGCAACCTTATCTGACACCCGGTCATTCTCCGGGGCATGTGGTGTATTATCACGAAAAGGATGGAGTGCTTTTGGCGGGAGACTTGTTTACTTCCAAACGCGGCAGATTGCATCGTCCCATGCCGATGTTTACGGCGGATATGGCTCAAGCACTCAAAAGCAGTTTGATCGTCCGTCAATTGCGACCACGCCATTTGGAAGTATGCCATGGCAAACCGATCCATAATCCGGCAGAACAGCTCGATGACTATTTGAAAGAGGTTTCTACTACTTTTTCGATTCCAACGAGTGTGTGGCAATCATAG